The following coding sequences lie in one Mucilaginibacter sp. KACC 22773 genomic window:
- a CDS encoding TraG/VirB4 family ATPase — protein sequence MAGYLLYLYKTVRKFWGEAIVVTQELGDIIGNAVVKDSIINNSDTICLLDQTKFKDNYNDIAALLSINETERRKIFTINQLDNIENRGRFKEVYIRRGAVGEVYGVEVSLQQYLCYTTEKPEKSAVENYTSRFGSYPEGLDAFVRDFKESGKSLPAFISQVNQNHPS from the coding sequence ATGGCCGGGTATTTACTCTACCTGTATAAAACGGTTAGAAAATTTTGGGGCGAGGCGATTGTGGTTACCCAAGAACTTGGGGACATTATTGGCAATGCGGTAGTTAAAGATAGTATCATCAACAACTCCGATACCATTTGCCTGCTGGACCAAACCAAGTTCAAGGACAATTATAATGATATAGCAGCGCTGCTCTCCATAAATGAAACCGAGCGAAGGAAGATCTTTACGATCAACCAGTTGGATAATATCGAAAATCGCGGCCGGTTCAAGGAAGTCTATATCCGTCGCGGGGCCGTTGGTGAAGTTTACGGTGTAGAGGTGTCCTTGCAGCAATACCTCTGTTACACAACAGAAAAACCGGAAAAGTCGGCAGTAGAAAATTATACCAGCCGTTTCGGTTCTTATCCCGAGGGTCTGGATGCCTTTGTCCGGGATTTTAAGGAAAGCGGTAAATCTTTACCTGCTTTTATTTCACAGGTTAATCAAAACCACCCATCATGA
- a CDS encoding relaxase/mobilization nuclease domain-containing protein yields MIAHILEKPSRVFAGVKYNTNKVDRNTGELMLIANFGILQALSNPRPQDLVNYLLMVSAQNKGIKNTQFHATISARGRNYNKQELTKAAVMWLKEMKYGDQPYLIVFHKDTDNNHVHIVSSRVGKDGKQIDRDYEQVRAVRNINKVLGYSFAMQYRFSTKAQFYLILENQGFLGRDYVEEEKLQKKLNAYVPDKARITEIRSLFNTSKADQDFVQSMRAHYQLDLVFHSAEGKKPYGYTVIDHATKQVFKGSEILNLKYLLNENIHTENTYQLRRIELHDYLGENAITYYSEYAPEPVHISPVMIADDVDDQQVLGMKRRRQKKARTNTR; encoded by the coding sequence ATGATCGCTCATATTTTAGAAAAACCATCCAGGGTATTTGCTGGCGTGAAATACAATACCAACAAAGTGGACCGGAACACCGGTGAACTGATGCTGATCGCCAACTTCGGCATACTCCAGGCACTAAGCAACCCGCGGCCGCAGGACCTGGTCAACTACCTGCTCATGGTATCCGCGCAAAATAAAGGTATTAAAAACACGCAGTTTCATGCAACCATCTCCGCGAGAGGCCGCAATTATAACAAGCAGGAACTAACAAAAGCTGCCGTGATGTGGCTAAAGGAAATGAAATACGGCGACCAGCCTTATCTTATTGTGTTTCACAAAGACACGGATAACAATCACGTGCACATCGTGAGTTCACGTGTAGGCAAGGATGGCAAACAGATAGACCGGGACTATGAGCAGGTCAGAGCGGTCAGGAATATCAATAAGGTATTGGGTTATTCGTTCGCCATGCAATACCGCTTCAGTACCAAAGCCCAGTTTTACCTGATCCTGGAAAACCAGGGCTTCCTCGGCAGGGATTATGTCGAGGAGGAAAAATTACAGAAAAAGTTGAATGCTTATGTGCCTGATAAGGCGAGGATAACCGAGATCCGATCGCTCTTTAATACATCCAAAGCTGACCAGGATTTTGTGCAATCCATGCGGGCACACTATCAGCTTGACCTGGTTTTTCATTCCGCTGAAGGTAAAAAGCCCTACGGCTATACGGTCATTGACCACGCCACCAAACAGGTATTCAAAGGAAGCGAGATCCTCAACCTCAAATACCTGCTGAATGAAAACATCCACACGGAAAATACCTACCAACTGCGGCGCATCGAACTACATGATTATTTAGGTGAAAATGCGATCACCTATTATTCGGAATACGCACCGGAGCCTGTGCATATCAGCCCGGTGATGATCGCTGACGATGTCGATGATCAGCAGGTATTGGGCATGAAACGCCGGCGGCAAAAAAAGGCCAGGACGAATACCCGTTAG
- a CDS encoding TraG family conjugative transposon ATPase: protein MAVKTLFNIPYAGVDKDGEYDLLIGLNGECSVVIQMVNPVIRYSAYPAGYDEFHHLLNNVIKILGDGYLLQKQDIISRSPYKGPPATEYLQKQYNAHFNGRECLQVATYLTITRQVKKGAFYVYDARVLRDFRQAIGKVLDVLPSAATLNEAQLNRLILQLLSMDFGRSNIVLDNLSPSETEIRIGDRSVRNISLVNIDSIDLPPDVSPHIELNDKESMRGFPVDFLSFLFKVPGVDVIVYNQVIEIPNQVVTLRKLEQKKKRHAGIPDPANQLCVEDIDQLLNDVARENQLLVNCHFNILVAAPVTAIQKAVNFIENSLFQLGIIPSKNAYNQLELFRTALPGNGVELKEYDWFLTTCDAAVCFFFKESLPQDEASDFLIRFTDRQGIPVGIDPSDLPMRSGRINNRNRFCLGPSGSGKSFFMNSLIEQYMLYNMDVVIVDTGHSYSGLCSYYQGKYITYTDKTPITMNPFRIEESEYNIEKKDFLCTLIGVAWKGAEGSYSPVERDVVANVISAYYSKFFAGGAELNFNTFYEFSLEKIPEIKAEEKILFDFDEFRYVLKKFYKGGEFATILNKDADKSLFTERFIVYEIDSVKEHKILFPLVTLTIMDVFLQKMRYRSDRRKALVVEEAWVRREVA from the coding sequence ATGGCCGTAAAAACCTTGTTTAACATCCCCTATGCGGGGGTGGATAAAGATGGTGAATACGATCTGCTGATTGGCCTGAACGGTGAATGCTCCGTGGTGATCCAAATGGTAAACCCCGTCATTCGTTATTCCGCTTACCCGGCAGGCTATGATGAATTTCACCATCTGCTCAATAATGTAATTAAGATCTTAGGGGATGGTTATCTCCTGCAAAAACAGGATATCATCAGCCGCTCACCTTATAAAGGGCCACCGGCCACCGAATACCTGCAAAAACAATATAATGCGCATTTTAATGGGCGGGAATGTCTGCAGGTGGCTACCTATTTAACGATCACGCGCCAGGTAAAAAAAGGCGCGTTTTATGTGTACGATGCCCGGGTTCTGCGGGATTTCAGGCAGGCCATAGGCAAAGTATTAGATGTGCTGCCATCAGCCGCCACGTTGAATGAGGCTCAGCTGAACCGCCTGATCTTACAACTGCTCAGCATGGACTTTGGCAGGTCCAATATCGTTTTGGATAACCTGTCTCCATCCGAGACAGAGATCAGGATCGGTGACCGCTCGGTACGCAATATCAGCCTGGTCAATATTGACAGCATCGATCTGCCTCCGGATGTTTCCCCGCATATCGAATTAAACGATAAAGAAAGCATGCGCGGGTTTCCCGTGGACTTCCTGTCATTCCTGTTCAAGGTGCCGGGCGTAGATGTGATCGTTTATAACCAGGTCATAGAAATACCAAACCAGGTGGTGACGCTCCGCAAGCTGGAGCAGAAAAAGAAAAGGCATGCGGGAATACCCGACCCGGCAAACCAATTATGTGTGGAAGACATCGACCAGTTATTGAATGATGTCGCCCGGGAGAACCAGCTACTGGTCAATTGCCATTTTAATATCCTGGTCGCTGCACCCGTTACGGCCATACAAAAGGCGGTCAATTTTATAGAAAATTCCCTCTTCCAGTTAGGCATCATACCAAGCAAAAACGCCTATAACCAACTGGAGCTGTTCCGCACGGCCTTGCCCGGCAATGGCGTAGAGTTAAAAGAATATGATTGGTTTCTGACCACCTGTGATGCAGCCGTTTGCTTCTTTTTTAAAGAGTCACTGCCACAAGATGAAGCTTCAGATTTTTTAATCAGGTTCACCGACCGCCAGGGAATACCCGTTGGCATTGACCCCTCAGATCTGCCTATGCGGTCCGGCCGGATCAATAACAGAAACCGGTTTTGCCTCGGCCCCAGTGGCTCCGGCAAGTCTTTTTTCATGAATTCGCTGATCGAGCAATACATGCTCTATAACATGGACGTGGTCATTGTCGATACGGGTCACTCTTATTCAGGTCTTTGTTCCTATTACCAGGGGAAATACATCACTTATACGGATAAAACGCCGATCACGATGAACCCTTTTCGCATTGAAGAATCGGAGTACAACATCGAAAAGAAGGATTTTTTGTGTACCCTCATCGGGGTTGCCTGGAAAGGGGCCGAAGGTTCCTATAGCCCCGTTGAACGTGATGTCGTTGCAAACGTCATTTCTGCTTACTACAGCAAATTTTTCGCCGGGGGTGCCGAGCTGAACTTCAATACCTTCTATGAGTTTTCGCTGGAAAAGATACCGGAAATCAAGGCGGAAGAAAAAATCCTGTTCGACTTCGATGAGTTCCGGTACGTGCTTAAAAAGTTTTATAAAGGCGGTGAATTTGCCACGATCCTGAATAAGGATGCTGACAAATCCCTGTTTACCGAACGCTTCATTGTCTATGAGATCGATAGCGTGAAGGAGCACAAAATTCTCTTTCCACTCGTGACATTGACCATTATGGACGTATTCCTCCAAAAGATGCGGTACCGCTCTGACAGGCGTAAGGCGCTCGTTGTGGAAGAAGCCTGGGTGCGACGAGAAGTTGCATAA
- a CDS encoding response regulator transcription factor — MLVFGTQIHIVTFIFIILETGMFLFQLFYYLFRPQDQQRKWYLILLFLMLFYNITGGLFPDPHISILVSIQLMVAYGSGFLMASYFPFYFYKAFTLPSLRWHAYYGVPLFLFLPYVIFFIVDFAIQGHLNLKYGMIVPFIYAMVLLYVMFQAIRRKHVQERNEHQYLEEVAMYCAVTPWASLSFFGLIESSQLVEVLCTNTGIIGITILFIWRSIKNARQEYNRLLELARIGEGTMVFEEMCRYYKLTNREIEIVLLVRQGLTYKEISAKLFIAGKTVENHIQHIYEKTQAKNKVTLLHKLFDA; from the coding sequence ATGCTGGTATTCGGTACGCAAATTCATATTGTTACCTTCATATTTATAATTTTAGAAACAGGCATGTTTCTCTTTCAGCTATTTTACTATCTCTTTCGCCCACAGGATCAGCAACGCAAATGGTACCTTATTCTCCTTTTCCTGATGCTGTTTTATAATATTACCGGTGGTTTATTCCCGGATCCGCACATCAGCATTCTGGTTAGTATTCAGCTTATGGTCGCATATGGCAGCGGCTTCCTGATGGCCTCTTATTTTCCATTCTACTTTTACAAGGCATTCACTTTACCTTCCCTTCGGTGGCATGCCTATTATGGCGTGCCTCTTTTTTTGTTCCTACCTTATGTTATTTTTTTTATTGTAGATTTTGCTATACAAGGGCATCTCAATTTAAAATATGGGATGATCGTTCCCTTCATTTATGCCATGGTTCTGCTTTATGTTATGTTCCAGGCAATAAGGCGTAAACATGTACAAGAACGCAACGAACATCAATACCTCGAAGAGGTCGCTATGTATTGCGCCGTTACCCCATGGGCATCTTTATCGTTTTTCGGTCTGATTGAAAGCAGTCAACTGGTCGAAGTATTATGTACCAATACTGGTATTATAGGCATTACCATCCTGTTCATATGGCGCTCCATCAAAAACGCCCGTCAGGAGTACAACCGCCTCTTGGAATTGGCACGTATCGGTGAAGGTACAATGGTATTTGAGGAGATGTGCCGGTATTACAAATTAACGAACCGCGAGATCGAAATTGTTTTGCTCGTTCGGCAGGGACTTACCTACAAGGAAATTTCTGCCAAGCTATTTATCGCTGGGAAGACGGTTGAAAACCATATTCAGCATATATACGAAAAAACGCAGGCAAAAAATAAAGTGACTTTGCTTCATAAACTCTTCGATGCCTGA
- a CDS encoding plasmid transfer protein → MARKYPVYKGLQRPLIFKGFKGKFIYWGIASLLTGLVFGALTMSLVNMWLGAMVLIGFVVGGLLFTASKQKGGLHAKSRSSNIYILNHYGRKNLV, encoded by the coding sequence ATGGCCAGGAAGTATCCTGTTTATAAGGGGCTCCAACGGCCCCTTATATTCAAAGGCTTCAAAGGCAAGTTCATTTACTGGGGTATCGCTTCCCTTTTAACCGGACTTGTGTTTGGGGCTTTAACCATGTCTCTGGTCAATATGTGGCTTGGTGCCATGGTCTTGATCGGCTTTGTTGTCGGTGGTTTGCTTTTCACCGCCAGCAAACAAAAGGGCGGCCTTCATGCTAAAAGCCGCTCCTCAAATATTTACATCCTTAATCATTATGGCCGTAAAAACCTTGTTTAA
- the ltrA gene encoding group II intron reverse transcriptase/maturase, which translates to MNVIEKSCAPSDRVCNWDSIDWNQCEQEVRKLQVRLVKAQKECRYNKVNALQWLLTHSFYAKALAVKRVTSNKGKNTAGVDNVLWSTTNAKFRAINDLKRRDYKPQPLKRVNIKKSNGKERPLGIPTMKDRTMQALYLMALEPVAETTADSHSYGFRKERCAQDALQISFSLLSKGYSPQWVLEADIKGCFDHISHDWLLANVPMDKSILQKWLKCGFIFNNERFSTDEGTPQGGIISPTLANFALDGLQTLLASKFKIKKVNKVAIVPKVKLVRYADDFIITGRTKEQLETEVLPLVKEFLAERGLTLSEEKTKITHITDGFDFLGFNIRKYDNGKLLTKPSKASLSKLSEKVGGIIRANKTSRQEVLIRQLNPVITGWANYFKSSSASETFRKVDFLMFQKLWSWALRRHPKKGRYWISDRYFRRIKNRNWCFAVDTPDYKGKSEVFSLKRMYDTKIIRHVQIKQDANPFDAAWEPYFHAREVYKMLESLDGKRALLHLWNKQNRVCPLCGKLIGAEFQWATTRLRFGDEIRNTLVHDVCRRSSDQLKLRLS; encoded by the coding sequence ATGAACGTAATTGAAAAATCGTGTGCGCCTTCTGACCGAGTTTGCAATTGGGACAGCATCGACTGGAACCAATGCGAACAAGAGGTTAGAAAGCTACAAGTTAGACTTGTAAAGGCTCAGAAAGAGTGCAGATACAACAAGGTGAATGCCTTGCAGTGGCTGTTAACTCATTCGTTTTATGCCAAAGCTTTGGCAGTAAAGCGGGTAACCTCTAACAAAGGTAAAAACACGGCTGGAGTAGACAATGTATTGTGGTCTACTACCAATGCTAAATTTAGGGCAATTAACGACCTGAAAAGACGGGATTACAAACCCCAACCACTAAAAAGGGTAAACATTAAAAAGAGTAATGGTAAAGAACGCCCATTAGGGATACCTACGATGAAAGACAGGACAATGCAAGCATTGTACCTGATGGCTTTAGAGCCAGTCGCTGAAACCACAGCGGACAGTCATTCTTATGGCTTCCGTAAGGAAAGATGCGCACAGGATGCTCTGCAAATAAGCTTTAGCCTGTTATCAAAAGGGTATTCTCCGCAATGGGTTCTGGAAGCAGACATTAAAGGATGTTTCGACCACATCAGTCATGACTGGTTATTAGCTAATGTTCCTATGGACAAAAGCATTCTCCAAAAATGGTTGAAATGTGGTTTCATCTTTAACAATGAACGTTTCTCTACAGATGAGGGCACACCGCAAGGCGGAATCATCTCACCAACTCTTGCTAATTTTGCACTGGATGGCTTGCAGACATTGCTTGCAAGCAAGTTCAAGATTAAGAAAGTCAACAAAGTAGCCATTGTGCCAAAGGTAAAACTGGTACGCTATGCTGATGATTTCATTATCACCGGAAGGACTAAAGAGCAATTAGAAACAGAAGTATTACCGTTAGTTAAAGAATTCCTTGCCGAAAGAGGTCTAACGCTTTCAGAAGAGAAAACCAAGATAACGCATATTACTGATGGGTTTGATTTCTTAGGTTTCAATATCCGTAAATATGATAATGGAAAACTCTTGACAAAACCATCCAAAGCAAGTCTATCGAAACTCTCCGAGAAAGTTGGCGGCATTATACGTGCCAATAAAACCAGCAGACAGGAAGTTCTCATTAGACAATTAAACCCCGTAATAACTGGCTGGGCGAATTACTTCAAAAGTAGTTCGGCTTCCGAGACTTTTAGAAAAGTTGATTTCCTGATGTTCCAAAAATTGTGGTCTTGGGCGCTAAGAAGGCATCCCAAAAAAGGCAGGTATTGGATATCAGACAGGTATTTCCGAAGAATCAAAAACAGGAACTGGTGTTTTGCAGTGGATACACCCGATTATAAAGGGAAAAGCGAAGTCTTTTCTCTGAAACGGATGTACGATACGAAGATAATTAGGCATGTTCAGATTAAACAGGATGCCAATCCGTTCGATGCTGCTTGGGAGCCTTACTTCCATGCGAGAGAAGTGTATAAAATGCTTGAATCGCTGGATGGAAAAAGAGCCTTGCTACACCTTTGGAATAAGCAAAACCGTGTGTGTCCTCTTTGCGGTAAACTGATTGGAGCGGAATTTCAATGGGCCACCACCCGTCTTCGGTTTGGTGACGAAATTAGAAATACGCTTGTACATGATGTTTGCCGCAGAAGCAGCGACCAACTTAAGTTACGGTTATCATGA
- a CDS encoding DNA-methyltransferase, whose protein sequence is MSQGLDAYLNTVIEGDCLEVMEWFPENCIDLILCDLPYGTTINPWDVPINFSLLWQHYRRIIKPNGVIALTAAGIFTGAVILSNPDWFKYKIVWIKSKSTNFLNAKKQPLRRHEDICIFYNKQPVYQPQMIPGKAYNKGWRKEQTTGCYGKYNPSQAISDGNRYPYDILFFDEEEPDDWFYCKTCEHEETKPYHPTQKPVDLGRYIIRTFTIPGAIVLDNACGCGSFLIAAIREGRNFIGIEKNSGAYHQKVKPIDFVKIARERIAAEPPPKFLING, encoded by the coding sequence ATGAGTCAAGGCCTGGACGCTTACCTCAATACGGTAATTGAAGGCGACTGCCTGGAAGTTATGGAATGGTTTCCGGAAAATTGTATTGATCTGATATTATGTGACCTTCCGTACGGCACGACAATAAATCCCTGGGACGTGCCGATCAATTTTAGCCTGTTATGGCAACATTACCGGCGTATCATTAAACCGAATGGCGTCATTGCCTTGACCGCAGCAGGGATATTTACTGGTGCCGTCATACTTAGTAACCCCGATTGGTTCAAATACAAGATCGTCTGGATCAAATCGAAGTCTACCAATTTTTTGAATGCTAAAAAGCAGCCGCTGCGACGGCATGAGGACATCTGTATTTTCTATAATAAACAACCCGTGTACCAACCTCAGATGATCCCCGGGAAAGCTTATAACAAGGGCTGGCGCAAAGAACAGACCACCGGTTGTTACGGCAAGTACAATCCCTCTCAGGCAATTAGTGACGGCAATCGGTACCCCTACGATATTTTGTTTTTTGACGAGGAAGAACCTGACGATTGGTTTTATTGCAAGACCTGTGAGCACGAGGAAACTAAGCCTTACCACCCGACACAAAAACCGGTTGACTTAGGGCGCTATATCATCAGGACCTTTACCATACCGGGTGCCATCGTGCTGGATAACGCCTGCGGATGCGGTTCCTTTCTAATCGCAGCCATACGGGAAGGCCGGAATTTTATCGGTATCGAAAAAAATAGCGGTGCCTATCACCAGAAGGTTAAGCCTATAGATTTTGTAAAAATAGCCAGGGAGCGGATAGCGGCGGAGCCGCCACCTAAATTCCTGATCAATGGTTGA
- a CDS encoding plasmid mobilization protein, whose translation MEHRKKLMGRPQLAAGKRTKFINVRFTEDEYREVAELEKELGVSKTELIRMRVLSNAKNAVINARELIRNMDGVGAEMGRIGNNINQLAKHANTLKLKGQLSPPIIQNFNDLFEEYIRIQQSLEAALRKIIRAMGL comes from the coding sequence ATGGAGCACAGAAAGAAATTAATGGGCAGGCCGCAATTAGCGGCGGGAAAGCGAACGAAGTTCATCAATGTCAGGTTCACCGAGGACGAATACCGGGAGGTAGCCGAACTGGAAAAAGAGCTGGGTGTTTCCAAAACCGAACTGATCCGGATGCGGGTACTGTCAAACGCGAAAAATGCGGTAATAAATGCCAGGGAACTCATCAGGAACATGGATGGGGTCGGCGCCGAGATGGGACGGATCGGAAATAACATCAATCAATTGGCTAAACATGCCAATACGTTGAAACTGAAAGGCCAGCTATCACCCCCGATCATCCAAAACTTTAATGACCTGTTTGAAGAATATATCCGGATCCAGCAATCCCTGGAAGCCGCACTTCGGAAAATTATCAGGGCCATGGGACTTTGA
- a CDS encoding DUF4134 family protein, producing MKFLLSAGCCLLTAVSFAQPGIAEMQQAKQDLSRSFFSAFDCCMVLAVLFGLFGGLRIYHNWQMGRDHIDSAVAGWFFASFFMILAGPFLRALFGI from the coding sequence ATGAAATTTTTACTGTCTGCTGGTTGCTGCCTGCTAACGGCGGTAAGTTTTGCACAACCCGGCATCGCCGAAATGCAGCAGGCTAAACAAGACCTTTCCAGGTCGTTCTTTTCCGCCTTTGACTGCTGCATGGTGCTGGCCGTCTTATTTGGCCTCTTTGGCGGACTGAGGATCTACCATAACTGGCAGATGGGCAGAGACCACATCGATTCAGCAGTTGCCGGCTGGTTCTTTGCTTCCTTTTTTATGATCCTTGCGGGTCCTTTCCTGCGGGCATTGTTCGGAATCTGA
- a CDS encoding ParA family protein: MICLYGNQKGGVGKSTLTVLSGNYLSLAKDWPVTIIDMDYQQSISQKFEKAKVLENVEPYDVLPATLENFPMLANVLTKNKKDAVLIDLPGKLDDDGLIPVFRSADLVICPFAYDEFTFESTVLFTVVLKKVNPNVQVFFIPNRIKANVKFEIMSEVNEQLSKFGIITAAIPDRIDFQRITTFQTPLSLYGVITPVFEQIFADRLWKK; the protein is encoded by the coding sequence ATGATCTGTTTATATGGCAACCAAAAAGGCGGCGTCGGAAAAAGTACGCTCACTGTCCTATCAGGGAATTACCTGAGCCTGGCTAAAGACTGGCCCGTGACCATCATCGATATGGATTACCAGCAATCCATATCACAAAAATTTGAAAAGGCCAAGGTGCTGGAAAATGTTGAACCCTATGATGTGTTACCGGCTACCCTGGAAAACTTTCCGATGCTGGCTAATGTCCTGACGAAAAACAAGAAGGACGCCGTGCTCATCGACCTGCCCGGTAAGCTGGATGATGACGGGCTGATACCCGTCTTTCGGTCTGCTGACCTGGTAATCTGTCCTTTTGCCTACGATGAATTCACTTTTGAATCGACGGTATTGTTCACTGTGGTCCTTAAAAAGGTAAACCCAAACGTGCAGGTATTTTTTATCCCTAACCGGATCAAAGCCAACGTAAAATTTGAGATCATGAGCGAGGTCAATGAACAACTGTCCAAGTTTGGCATCATCACCGCAGCCATCCCGGACCGCATCGACTTTCAAAGGATCACCACTTTCCAAACACCCTTATCTCTTTACGGCGTGATCACCCCGGTATTCGAACAAATATTTGCCGACCGCTTATGGAAAAAATGA
- a CDS encoding DUF4134 domain-containing protein translates to MFSKTKKLWASAVLLALSIPVFAQSGVNGLNTATSTLKTYVAPVTNITLVIGGIVGIVGAIRVYSKWNSGDQDINKELMGWGGSCVFLVVSALVIKAFFGL, encoded by the coding sequence ATGTTTTCAAAAACAAAAAAGTTATGGGCTTCAGCCGTATTGCTGGCGCTATCCATTCCTGTGTTTGCCCAAAGCGGTGTTAACGGCCTGAACACAGCAACCTCCACCTTAAAGACCTATGTGGCGCCTGTAACCAATATTACATTGGTGATCGGCGGCATCGTTGGTATCGTTGGTGCCATCCGCGTCTATTCCAAGTGGAATTCGGGTGATCAAGATATCAATAAGGAACTAATGGGATGGGGAGGTTCCTGTGTATTTCTCGTTGTTTCCGCATTGGTGATCAAAGCTTTCTTCGGCTTGTAA
- a CDS encoding toprim domain-containing protein: protein MNNLLTAKELKEQGSLVDLLSRLGYQPVPKRGREKMYISMLRDNDTQPSFSVNDDLGVWFDHGAGKGGNIIDFGLAYWKNLGFNEVVKKIQEVCSIAPTEQRVPRPRKPVKVQHVVERVKPIGVHPAITDYLKSRGVFDVAKFYLSEVYYYIEDENDVRKHYFAAGWLNENNSWEVRNRYFKGCMGHKGITIIPGHPKKAAVFEGFIDFLSWRFDNPDADHSIIVLNTLTLLQQGITKAKAFSSLDIYFDRDKAGKLASRDFIKALPYATDRSVIYEGFNDYNDKIKAQVKMPAATQNNKTDFFANVKVPFER, encoded by the coding sequence ATGAATAATCTACTAACCGCTAAAGAGCTTAAGGAACAAGGTTCTCTGGTTGACCTGTTAAGCCGTTTGGGCTATCAGCCGGTTCCGAAAAGAGGGCGTGAAAAAATGTATATCAGTATGCTCAGGGACAATGATACCCAGCCTTCCTTCAGCGTGAATGATGACCTGGGGGTCTGGTTTGACCATGGTGCCGGCAAAGGCGGAAACATTATCGATTTTGGCCTTGCCTATTGGAAGAATCTCGGATTTAACGAGGTCGTTAAAAAAATACAAGAAGTTTGTTCGATTGCGCCGACTGAGCAGCGGGTGCCGCGACCAAGGAAACCGGTAAAGGTCCAACACGTTGTTGAACGCGTTAAACCCATTGGTGTGCATCCGGCAATAACGGATTATTTGAAAAGCCGGGGTGTTTTCGATGTCGCTAAATTTTATCTGAGCGAGGTGTATTACTATATCGAGGATGAAAATGATGTCCGTAAACACTATTTCGCGGCGGGTTGGCTCAATGAGAACAATTCCTGGGAAGTCCGCAACCGGTATTTTAAAGGCTGTATGGGCCATAAGGGCATCACCATTATTCCCGGTCATCCAAAAAAGGCGGCTGTATTTGAAGGGTTTATCGATTTTTTAAGCTGGCGCTTCGATAACCCGGATGCTGACCACAGTATCATCGTCCTTAACACACTTACTTTATTACAGCAGGGGATAACGAAGGCAAAGGCCTTCTCCTCGCTCGATATTTATTTTGACCGGGATAAGGCAGGTAAATTAGCCAGCAGGGATTTTATCAAAGCGCTGCCTTATGCGACTGACCGCTCGGTAATTTATGAAGGCTTCAACGATTATAACGATAAGATCAAAGCGCAGGTAAAAATGCCTGCCGCTACTCAAAACAATAAAACGGATTTCTTTGCAAATGTCAAAGTGCCGTTTGAAAGGTAA
- a CDS encoding MT-A70 family methyltransferase: protein MKYELFMICPPWKQYRAYKRSNKLLTDSIRPKMWRAIRAFNFIECCLADLASRHHVVLVWVTEKFTEDCREYMNRLGYQYDTYQIWKRAKWKRGNTREVFEYLFVFQKEGYWPPKGNFPDPLASPFTGKVKHRNQKPEDAYAMIEGWYPTRAKIQIFGNCMRRGWDLFHRNDT from the coding sequence ATGAAATATGAACTATTCATGATCTGTCCGCCATGGAAACAATACAGGGCTTACAAAAGATCTAATAAACTGTTGACCGACAGCATTCGGCCGAAAATGTGGCGGGCAATCCGGGCCTTTAATTTCATCGAGTGTTGTTTGGCGGATTTGGCCTCCAGGCACCATGTCGTCCTGGTTTGGGTAACCGAAAAATTTACGGAAGACTGCCGCGAATATATGAACCGCCTGGGTTATCAATATGATACCTACCAGATATGGAAGCGTGCAAAATGGAAACGCGGCAACACCAGGGAGGTTTTTGAATACCTGTTCGTTTTTCAAAAAGAAGGATACTGGCCGCCCAAAGGTAATTTTCCGGATCCTTTAGCATCCCCGTTTACCGGCAAAGTCAAACACCGAAACCAAAAGCCGGAAGATGCCTACGCAATGATCGAAGGATGGTATCCGACACGAGCCAAAATACAAATCTTCGGTAACTGCATGCGCCGCGGCTGGGATCTGTTCCACCGCAATGACACCTAA